GCTCGGCGACCGCGAAGGCCGACCGGATGCGGCGACCCACGGCGGTCTTGACCGGGATGTTCTGCAGGTTGGGGTCCGTCGACGAGACCCGGCCGGTGCTCGTGCCGGTCTGCTCGTAGCGGGTGTGGATGCGTCCGTCGACGACCGCGGCGTCGAGCGTGTCGACGATCTGCCGGAGCTTCGTGGCGTCGCGGTGCTGCAGCAGCAGTCCGAGGAACGGGTGCGGGTGCTGCTCCTGCAGGTCGGCCAGGCTCGCCGCGTCGGTCGAGAAGCCGGTCTTCGTCTTGCGGGTCTTCGGCATCGCGAGCTCGGTGAACAGGACCTCCTGCAGCTGCTTCGGCGAGCCGAGGTTCACCTCGTGGCCGATCTCGGCGAAGGCCTGCTGCGCGAGCTCGGCGGCGCGCTCCCCCAGGTCGTGCGACAGTCCGGTCAGGACCGGGCGGTCGATACCGACACCGATGGTCTCCATGCCCGCCAGCACCGGGACGAGCGGCAGCTCGATCGTGTCGAGCACCCGCAGCGAGGACTCGTCGACGCGGGAGCGCAGCGCGGTGTCGACCCGCAGGACGTACCAGGCGTGCACGCCGACGTTGACCGGTTCGCTCTCGGGGACGAGCTGGTTCGGGTCGGCGGTCGGCAGCTCCTCGCCGAGTTCCTGGTACACGAGGTCGGCGAGGGGCTGCCCCTGCTTGCCCGGCTGCGCGAGCCACCCGGTGATGCGGGCGTCCCCGGCGATGCCCCGCACCGTGATGCCGACCGTGCCGAGCGCCTTGATGGCGGCCTTGGCGTCGTGGAAGTGCTTCGGGGCGTCGGAGGCGAACCACGCGGCGAGCTGCTCGTAGTCCTTCGCGCCGCTGCCGCCGGGCACCAGGACGGCGTCGTCGTGGGTCGCGATGCCGATCGCGCTGAGCCGGCCGTCGATGACCTCGACCGCGACGCCGAACCCGTTCTCGGCGTCGTTCGCACCCTTGCGCTCGAGCCAGTACCCGAGCTCTTCGTCGATGACCGTGGTGACCTTCGGCGGGGTCGGCGCGCCGCTGTCGACCGAGCCGGGAGCATCGCTCGCCTCGCTCGGCTCACCGGTACCGGCGACCTTGAAGACCCGGTCGAGCAGCGTGCGGAACTGCAGCTTGGCGAAGAGGTCGCGGACGGCCTGCTCGTCCAGCGGGCGGAGGGCGACGTCGGCCGGTCCGACGGGCAGCTCGACGTCGTTCACGAGCCGGTTCAGCCTGCGGTTCCGGATCGCCCGGTCCTTCTGCTCGCGGAGGTTGTTCCCGACGACGCCCTTGATCTCGTCGGCGTGCTCGAGGACACCGTCGAGGGAGCCGTACGCGGTCACCCACTTGACCGCGGTCTTCTCGCCGACCTTGTCGATGCCGATCAGGTTGTCGCTGGTCTCCCCCACGAGCGCCGCGATGTCCGGGTACTGGTGCGGCTCGATGCCGTACCGCTCGTACACCTTGTCGCGGTCGTAGCGCGTGAGCTCGGAGACGCCGCGGACCGACGGGTACAGCAGCGTGACGTCGTCGTTGACGAGCTGGATCGAGTCGCGGTCACCCGAGACCACGTACACCTGGTACCCCTGCTCGGCACCCTGTCGCGCGAAGGTGGCGAGGATGTCGTCGGCCTCGTAGTCCTCCTTCGTCACCGTCGTGATGCCCATCGCCTCGAGCGCCTGCTGCAGGAGCGGGATCTGGCCCTTGAACTCGGGCGGGGTCTCCGAGCGGGTGCCCTTGTAGTCCTCGTACTCGCGGGTGCGGAAGGAGAAGCGGGAGATGTCGAACGCGACCGCCAGGTGGGTCGGCTTCTCGCGCTGCAGGAGCATGAGCAGCATCGAGATGAAGCCGTGGATGGCGTTCGTGTGCTGCCCCTCGCGGTTCACGAAGCTGTCGACCGGCAGTGCGTAGAAGGCCCGGAAGGCGAGCGAGTGGCCGTCGATGACCATGAGGGTAGGCTTTGCGGAGTCCGACACCCGGACAGCCTACCGACGCCATCCGACACGGGAGTCCGCGAGCGTGACCGACGACGTGACCCACGAACCGACCGCCTCCGGAGCCGTCGACGAGCGACTCTCCGACCGCGGCACGGGCGAGCTCGCCACGAAGATGGGCATGGAGATCACCGAGCTGAGCGCGGAGCGTGCCGTCGGGTCGATCCCGGTCGAGGGCAACCGCCAGCCGGTCGGGCTGCTGCACGGCGGAGCGTACGTCGTGCTCGCCGAGAGCCTCGGGTCGATGGCTGCGAACGTGCACGCCGGGCCCGGCCGCTACGCGGTCGGCATCGAGCTCAGTGCGTCGCACTCCCGCAGTGCGACGAGCGGCCGGGTCACGGGGACCTGCACGGCGATCCACCTCGGCGGCACGCTCACCACGCACGAGATCGTGCTCACCGACGACGAGGGCCGACGCTGCTCCACCGTGCGGATCACGAACATGATCCGCGAGCGGCGCTAGCGGTTCAGTCCTCGGGCGGTCGCTGCAGCAGCAGGCGGGCATCGCCGAACCCGAGCCGACGGTAGAGCGTCTCACCGGCGACGCTGGAGTGCACCGCGGTGCGCTCCGCGCCGAGTTCGTCGGCGATGTCGAGCAGGGCCGTGACCAGGCGTGCGGCGACGCCCCCGCCGCGCAGGTCGGGGTGCACGTACACGGTCTGCAACTCGGCGGTCACGCGTCCGCGCGGCCGGTGCGGCGCCGGCGGCCGCGGGTGCACGGCGAGCCACGCCATCCCCAGCACCTCCCCGACGCGCTCCGCGACCACGCACCGGTGCGAGTCGGCGTGCTCGGCGGCGAAGGCCGACATTGCCTCGCGGTACTCGTCGGGCGTCACCGTGGGCACGGCGCCGTCCTCCTCGACGCTCCACCGCCAACGCAGATCGGCCACCGTCGGCATGTCCTCCGGCCGGGAGGCACGGATCACCACGTCGTCCATGCCCCCACCCTGCCACGTGGCGCGGCTGCGGCGGGTCCGACCCGCGCCTCCCGTCCGGCGCTCTGCCGCGGCCCTGCCGCTGCACGCGGTCTCCGACACGGAACGCGTCGTTCGACAGGTGCGGTGTCGCACGATGCGCGCGTACCCGGTGCAGGCGCATCGTCCGACGTTGCACGTGACGATCGACCGGCGTGATGTCGGCCGGTACCCGTACACCGACGTCCGCGGGGTCCGGAACGCGGAGAGCGCCGCCGGACGGTGTCCGGCGGCGCTCTCCGCGTGAGCGAGCGGTTGCTCGTTACTTCTTGGCGCTGAGCTGCTCGATGATCGCCTTCGCGACGTCGTGCATCGTCAGACGACGGTCCATCGATGCCTTCTGGATCCAGCGGAACGCCTCGGGCTCGGTGAGGCCCATCTTCTCGTTGAGCAGGCCCTTGGCGCGGTCGACGAGCTTGCGGGTCTCGAACCGCTCGACGAGGTCGGCGACCTCGGCCTCGAGCGTGATGATCTGCTGGTGCCGCGAGAGGGCGATCTCGATCGCGGGGAGCAGGTCGTTCGGGGTGAAGGGCTTCACGACGTAGGCCAGGGCACCGGCTTCGGTCGCGCGCTCGACGAGGTCCTTCTGGCTGAACGCCGTGAGGAGGACCACCGGAGCGATGTGGTTCTTGGAGAGCTTCTCGGCAGCGGAGATGCCGTCGAGCTGGGGCATCTTGACGTCCATGACGACGAGGTCCGGGCGCAGGTCGGTCGCGAGCTGGACGGCGGTCTCACCGTCGCCGGCTTCCCCGACCACGTCGAACCCGTTGTCGCGGAGGATCTCGACGATGTCGAGACGGATGAGCGACTCGTCCTCGGCGACGACGACGCGACGCGGTGCTGCGGGGGTTGCTTCTGTGTCACTCACGACCGAGAGCCTACTAGACGGAGCGCGTGGCTTCCGTCAGCTGTGGATGCGCGGTTCGACGAACTTCTGTACGAGTGGCGGGACGCTCGGTGTGCCCAGCCCCGCACGCCGTGAGCGACCTTGTACGCCAGCCCCGCACGCCGTGAGCGACCTTGTACGAGTGGCGGGACGCTCGGTGCGCCCAGCCCCGCACGCCGTGAGCGACCTCGTACGAGTGGCGGGACGCTCGGTGCGCCCGGCCCCGCACGCCGTGAGCGACCTTGTACGAGTGGCGG
The sequence above is drawn from the Curtobacterium sp. MR_MD2014 genome and encodes:
- the polA gene encoding DNA polymerase I is translated as MSDSAKPTLMVIDGHSLAFRAFYALPVDSFVNREGQHTNAIHGFISMLLMLLQREKPTHLAVAFDISRFSFRTREYEDYKGTRSETPPEFKGQIPLLQQALEAMGITTVTKEDYEADDILATFARQGAEQGYQVYVVSGDRDSIQLVNDDVTLLYPSVRGVSELTRYDRDKVYERYGIEPHQYPDIAALVGETSDNLIGIDKVGEKTAVKWVTAYGSLDGVLEHADEIKGVVGNNLREQKDRAIRNRRLNRLVNDVELPVGPADVALRPLDEQAVRDLFAKLQFRTLLDRVFKVAGTGEPSEASDAPGSVDSGAPTPPKVTTVIDEELGYWLERKGANDAENGFGVAVEVIDGRLSAIGIATHDDAVLVPGGSGAKDYEQLAAWFASDAPKHFHDAKAAIKALGTVGITVRGIAGDARITGWLAQPGKQGQPLADLVYQELGEELPTADPNQLVPESEPVNVGVHAWYVLRVDTALRSRVDESSLRVLDTIELPLVPVLAGMETIGVGIDRPVLTGLSHDLGERAAELAQQAFAEIGHEVNLGSPKQLQEVLFTELAMPKTRKTKTGFSTDAASLADLQEQHPHPFLGLLLQHRDATKLRQIVDTLDAAVVDGRIHTRYEQTGTSTGRVSSTDPNLQNIPVKTAVGRRIRSAFAVAEPYTTLVTADYSQIEMRIMAHLSGDPGLIQAFNEGEDLHRFVGARVFSVEPADVTPEMRTKVKAMSYGLAYGLSPFGLSKQLRIEQSEARTLMNEYFARFGAVRDYLRGVVEQAREDGYTETIFGRRRPFPDLKSPNRVLRENAERAALNAPIQGSAADIMKIAMLGVDEDLREGSLESHLLLQVHDELILEVAPGEQERVEEILRTRMGAAAELSVPLDVSVGVGPNWESAAH
- a CDS encoding PaaI family thioesterase; translation: MTHEPTASGAVDERLSDRGTGELATKMGMEITELSAERAVGSIPVEGNRQPVGLLHGGAYVVLAESLGSMAANVHAGPGRYAVGIELSASHSRSATSGRVTGTCTAIHLGGTLTTHEIVLTDDEGRRCSTVRITNMIRERR
- a CDS encoding GNAT family N-acetyltransferase, producing MDDVVIRASRPEDMPTVADLRWRWSVEEDGAVPTVTPDEYREAMSAFAAEHADSHRCVVAERVGEVLGMAWLAVHPRPPAPHRPRGRVTAELQTVYVHPDLRGGGVAARLVTALLDIADELGAERTAVHSSVAGETLYRRLGFGDARLLLQRPPED
- a CDS encoding ANTAR domain-containing response regulator, giving the protein MSDTEATPAAPRRVVVAEDESLIRLDIVEILRDNGFDVVGEAGDGETAVQLATDLRPDLVVMDVKMPQLDGISAAEKLSKNHIAPVVLLTAFSQKDLVERATEAGALAYVVKPFTPNDLLPAIEIALSRHQQIITLEAEVADLVERFETRKLVDRAKGLLNEKMGLTEPEAFRWIQKASMDRRLTMHDVAKAIIEQLSAKK